A genomic segment from Candidatus Leptovillus gracilis encodes:
- a CDS encoding aldo/keto reductase, with amino-acid sequence MALRVQVVGTGGSNTICRLLNGLWQVSGGHGRIDPTAAVAEMVGYHDAGFTTWDLADHYGPAEEFIGAFRRQLAARSGQQALEQVQAFTKWVPSPGPMTRPIVERAVDVSRRRMDTETLDLLQFHWWEYRDSRYLEALAHLAALRATGKLRHLGLTNFDTRRLEIIKQQGLPIVANQVQYSLLDRRPEVAMVPFCQEQGIVLFTYGTLLGGLLSKRYLGRQEPGPRDLTTASLRKYKQMIDTWGGWPLFQELLQATDQIAGRHGVSIANVAVRAILDRPAVAGVIVGARLGVAEHKDENARVFSFQLDAADWAQLDAVQARSRDLFKLIGDCGDEYRR; translated from the coding sequence ATGGCCTTGCGGGTGCAGGTGGTGGGCACCGGTGGCAGTAACACCATCTGCCGCCTGCTCAACGGCCTGTGGCAGGTTTCCGGCGGCCACGGCCGGATTGACCCCACGGCCGCCGTCGCCGAGATGGTCGGCTACCACGACGCCGGCTTCACCACCTGGGACCTGGCCGACCACTATGGCCCGGCCGAGGAGTTCATCGGCGCGTTCCGGCGGCAGTTAGCCGCCCGTTCCGGCCAACAGGCGTTGGAGCAGGTGCAAGCCTTCACCAAATGGGTTCCATCGCCCGGTCCGATGACCCGTCCAATCGTCGAACGGGCGGTGGACGTGTCGCGGCGGCGCATGGATACGGAGACGTTGGACTTGCTGCAATTCCACTGGTGGGAGTACCGCGATTCGCGCTACCTGGAGGCTCTGGCGCATCTGGCGGCACTGCGGGCGACCGGCAAGCTGCGCCATCTCGGTCTGACCAATTTTGACACCAGGCGGTTGGAGATAATAAAACAACAAGGGCTGCCTATCGTCGCCAACCAGGTGCAATACTCGCTGCTGGACCGTCGACCGGAGGTGGCGATGGTCCCCTTCTGCCAGGAGCAGGGCATCGTCCTGTTCACCTACGGCACGTTGTTGGGCGGGCTGCTGTCGAAACGCTACCTGGGCCGGCAAGAGCCGGGTCCGCGTGACCTGACCACCGCCAGCCTGCGCAAGTACAAGCAGATGATTGATACCTGGGGCGGCTGGCCGTTGTTCCAGGAGCTGCTGCAAGCGACTGACCAGATAGCCGGGCGGCATGGCGTCAGCATCGCCAACGTGGCGGTGCGCGCCATCCTCGACCGGCCGGCCGTTGCCGGGGTCATCGTCGGCGCACGGCTGGGGGTAGCCGAACACAAAGACGAGAATGCGCGTGTGTTCAGCTTTCAGTTGGACGCGGCGGATTGGGCGCAGCTGGATGCCGTTCAGGCCCGGTCGCGTGACCTGTTTAAGCTGATAGGCGATTGTGGCGACGAGTACCGGCGGTAG
- a CDS encoding DUF2200 domain-containing protein has protein sequence MTKHRIFTMPFAGVYPLYMQKAERKNRTKEEVDQIIYWLTGYDEAGLQEQIEQENDFETFFGQAPIMHPNRSLIKGVVCGVRVEEIEDPLMQKIRYLDKLVDELAKGKVMEKILR, from the coding sequence GTGACCAAACATCGAATCTTTACAATGCCTTTTGCGGGCGTTTACCCATTGTACATGCAAAAAGCGGAGCGTAAAAATCGGACAAAAGAGGAAGTTGACCAGATTATTTACTGGTTGACGGGCTACGATGAGGCAGGCTTACAGGAGCAAATCGAACAGGAAAACGATTTTGAAACCTTTTTTGGTCAGGCTCCTATCATGCATCCCAATCGTTCGCTGATCAAGGGCGTGGTGTGTGGCGTGCGCGTGGAAGAAATTGAAGACCCGCTGATGCAAAAAATTCGCTATTTGGACAAGCTGGTTGATGAACTGGCCAAAGGCAAGGTGATGGAAAAGATTTTGCGGTAG
- a CDS encoding DinB family protein encodes MKRAAIAEARVFDSWQDYQDALKRAIAPLTDEQLQQRPLPGLRTPGEIAEHIVFGRALHLHHMLGETAAELTPLHRWDDEDDLPRTAVEIVQGLDLTWRYITNCLMGGSATDSLIEEEVQIVQAVWGLLDHDLPHAGELSLLLGASGLPGVEI; translated from the coding sequence ATGAAAAGAGCAGCCATAGCGGAGGCGCGTGTCTTTGACAGTTGGCAAGATTATCAAGATGCTCTCAAGCGGGCCATCGCCCCACTCACCGACGAACAGCTGCAGCAGCGGCCCTTGCCCGGCCTGCGTACCCCCGGCGAAATTGCCGAACATATTGTCTTTGGCCGTGCCCTGCATTTGCACCACATGCTGGGTGAGACGGCGGCAGAATTAACCCCGCTGCACCGCTGGGACGATGAGGATGATTTGCCCCGAACGGCCGTTGAAATTGTGCAAGGGCTGGACCTGACCTGGCGTTACATCACCAACTGCCTGATGGGCGGCTCAGCCACTGACAGTCTGATTGAAGAAGAGGTACAAATCGTGCAAGCCGTCTGGGGACTGCTCGACCACGACCTGCCCCATGCGGGAGAGCTGTCGCTGCTGTTGGGCGCGTCGGGCCTGCCGGGGGTGGAGATTTAG
- a CDS encoding plasmid pRiA4b ORF-3 family protein yields MPDTIFQFKVTLKEIQPPIWRRFQVRRDITFRDLHNTLQVVMGWWDYHLHLFQYGGLLLTDYNTLAEWGEEGLRDDTMPLNTLLRREGISFTYEYDFGDSWVHDLVLEAMLPEVETAVYPRILAGERACPPEDCGGVWGYEQFLEAIRDPNHEEHESYREWVGGSFDPEAFDLANVTRQFREGVYWQGELVAPPLTSTQTFTAQARWFWNSIPEEARTRMIGAVWCSHCGQKTTIINFKGNIQQGDLILRGKCLRCGGVVVQRLEGG; encoded by the coding sequence ATGCCTGACACGATTTTCCAATTCAAAGTCACCCTCAAAGAAATCCAGCCCCCCATCTGGCGTCGCTTCCAGGTGCGCCGCGACATCACCTTCCGCGACCTGCACAACACCTTGCAGGTCGTCATGGGCTGGTGGGACTATCACCTGCACCTGTTCCAATACGGCGGACTGCTCCTTACCGATTACAACACGTTGGCCGAATGGGGCGAAGAAGGTCTCCGAGACGACACCATGCCGCTCAACACGCTGCTCAGGCGGGAAGGGATATCGTTCACCTACGAATATGACTTTGGCGACAGTTGGGTGCATGACCTGGTGTTGGAGGCGATGCTGCCAGAGGTGGAAACGGCCGTTTACCCCCGCATTCTGGCCGGAGAACGCGCCTGTCCGCCCGAAGATTGTGGCGGCGTTTGGGGCTACGAACAGTTCCTCGAAGCCATCCGCGACCCGAACCATGAAGAGCATGAAAGCTACCGGGAATGGGTTGGCGGCTCGTTCGACCCCGAAGCCTTTGACCTGGCTAACGTTACGCGGCAGTTCCGTGAGGGCGTTTATTGGCAAGGTGAACTGGTGGCCCCGCCCTTAACCTCCACCCAGACCTTCACCGCCCAGGCGCGCTGGTTCTGGAACAGCATCCCCGAAGAGGCAAGGACCCGGATGATTGGGGCTGTCTGGTGCAGTCACTGCGGCCAAAAAACGACCATCATCAATTTCAAGGGCAACATCCAGCAGGGAGATCTAATCCTGCGCGGCAAGTGTCTGCGCTGCGGTGGCGTTGTTGTCCAACGGCTGGAAGGCGGCTAG
- a CDS encoding LLM class flavin-dependent oxidoreductase: protein MNDKKAMNFGVALPYTSARAIATLCQSAEKTGWDGCFTGDAIWCEDPLIGLAAAAMLTDRIRLGTMVTPVPLRKPWKLASESVALDHLCNGRLTLGLATGAAWMGWHAFPDEVTDARQRAEMLAETIDILTLLYARRPFDYDGRHYQVRLTQLDEQYYPPKPQQQPRIPLWCVGIWPRMKSMQRALTCDGLIVEKQRLHGQEQPITPAAIRAIRAFVQDNRPVATPFDIVVVGKTAGWPPAQIEDTLSALAEAGATWWVEGLWDESVERVRQQIENGPPGGRESYSVGQQAAR from the coding sequence ATGAATGACAAGAAAGCCATGAACTTTGGCGTAGCGCTCCCCTACACCTCCGCCCGCGCCATCGCCACCCTTTGCCAGTCAGCTGAAAAGACCGGCTGGGATGGCTGCTTCACCGGCGATGCCATCTGGTGCGAAGACCCCCTGATTGGCCTGGCCGCCGCCGCCATGCTCACCGACCGGATTCGCCTGGGAACGATGGTGACGCCTGTCCCCCTGCGCAAGCCGTGGAAACTGGCGAGTGAATCGGTGGCCCTGGACCATTTATGCAACGGCCGTCTCACGCTCGGTCTGGCAACGGGTGCAGCCTGGATGGGCTGGCACGCCTTCCCCGACGAAGTGACCGATGCCCGACAACGGGCCGAAATGCTGGCTGAGACGATTGACATTCTGACGCTGCTGTACGCGAGACGGCCGTTTGACTACGACGGCCGTCATTATCAGGTGCGGCTGACACAGCTAGACGAGCAGTATTATCCGCCTAAGCCGCAGCAGCAGCCGCGCATCCCGTTGTGGTGCGTTGGCATCTGGCCGCGGATGAAGTCCATGCAGCGGGCGCTGACATGCGACGGCCTGATCGTCGAAAAGCAGCGCCTTCACGGCCAGGAGCAGCCCATCACCCCGGCCGCCATCCGCGCCATCCGCGCCTTTGTCCAGGACAACCGCCCGGTGGCCACGCCGTTTGACATCGTCGTTGTCGGCAAGACGGCCGGGTGGCCGCCGGCGCAGATAGAAGATACCCTGTCGGCCCTGGCGGAAGCGGGGGCGACCTGGTGGGTTGAAGGGTTGTGGGATGAATCGGTCGAGCGGGTCAGGCAGCAGATTGAAAATGGGCCGCCTGGCGGACGCGAATCTTACTCTGTCGGCCAGCAAGCCGCCCGCTGA
- a CDS encoding cytochrome P450, protein MQIGHEVVAAHAPELRQGAEPDLIDAIVALHQEDPDFLPKQDMMTAVLGPFIAGLDTVASTTAFILYALLKYPDLAAQVTVEADELFGADGPTAAGLRHMDATHRVAMEAMRLWSIAPALTRTTTQDITFAGYTIPANTDVIIATTVPHHLATYFPNPEVFDIERYTPERKEHRQPGVYAPFGLGPHTCLGQGLAEMQMALTVATLFHFAELRLSPANYELGFDPVPTLSPDKKMKFEVVRWRHPLPTRV, encoded by the coding sequence ATGCAAATCGGGCATGAGGTGGTGGCCGCGCATGCGCCGGAACTGCGCCAGGGAGCCGAACCCGACCTGATTGACGCAATAGTCGCCCTGCACCAGGAGGACCCCGACTTTTTGCCCAAACAGGACATGATGACGGCCGTTTTAGGTCCCTTTATCGCCGGACTGGACACCGTTGCCAGCACCACCGCCTTCATCCTCTACGCCCTGCTTAAATATCCTGATCTGGCTGCTCAGGTGACAGTTGAAGCCGACGAACTTTTTGGCGCCGATGGCCCCACAGCGGCCGGTCTGCGCCACATGGATGCCACTCACCGGGTAGCCATGGAAGCGATGCGTCTGTGGTCCATTGCCCCAGCCTTAACGCGCACCACGACGCAAGACATCACTTTTGCCGGATATACCATTCCCGCCAACACCGACGTCATCATCGCCACGACAGTGCCCCACCATTTGGCGACCTACTTCCCCAACCCGGAGGTGTTCGACATTGAGCGCTATACACCGGAACGAAAAGAACATCGTCAACCCGGCGTCTATGCCCCATTCGGCCTGGGTCCGCACACCTGTCTGGGACAGGGCCTGGCCGAAATGCAGATGGCGCTTACCGTCGCTACCCTGTTTCACTTTGCCGAGTTAAGGCTCAGCCCGGCCAACTATGAGTTAGGATTTGACCCCGTGCCCACGCTTAGCCCGGACAAGAAGATGAAGTTTGAAGTTGTGCGCTGGCGTCATCCGCTGCCGACGCGGGTTTGA
- a CDS encoding helix-hairpin-helix domain-containing protein, producing MSYYKINWSQFVTDASLAILAGQVGAPITQSVGELRPFVASICASAGGLPVTEQPLDEAARTAVVLRLVNEGLAHALHTAHEGGRRVPDNYVQTAGPGMLAEIVTPVTPLNLNTASVKEMVHLPGIGPTLAARIVGERLARGLYSSLDDLDRRVKGVGPTAVGRLRYRVRFGSPLEATNTAVPDLAGLTARMPGATIWEQLVAALDAVATTCAADPHPATKEYQPRNFDLALAEPESLADWVGVLSGLDYFRRLPALLQNVTTSLDVCLFHIALPEPTHPTRLLLEALVAAHNRGVAVRVLLDADRPEDPYRSSVINAPAQAYLTAAGIPVQFDSTERLLHSKYLVADGSLVILGSHNWSAGSYFVYDDLSLVIQSVELAQTLTARFVSLWQEASERNPPG from the coding sequence ATGAGCTATTACAAAATCAACTGGTCGCAGTTTGTCACCGACGCCTCCCTGGCCATTCTGGCCGGGCAGGTCGGCGCGCCAATCACTCAGTCTGTGGGGGAATTACGGCCGTTCGTCGCCTCTATTTGCGCCTCTGCCGGTGGGCTGCCGGTGACTGAACAACCGCTTGATGAGGCAGCGCGCACGGCCGTTGTGCTGCGTCTGGTAAATGAAGGGCTGGCCCACGCGCTGCATACGGCCCATGAGGGGGGACGGCGTGTACCGGACAATTACGTTCAGACTGCCGGACCCGGGATGTTGGCCGAAATTGTCACCCCGGTTACGCCTCTCAACCTGAATACTGCCTCGGTCAAAGAGATGGTACACTTGCCGGGCATTGGGCCAACTTTAGCCGCCCGAATTGTCGGCGAGCGACTGGCGCGGGGGCTATACAGCTCGTTGGACGACCTGGACCGGCGCGTTAAGGGTGTGGGACCAACGGCCGTTGGCAGGCTCCGTTATCGCGTTCGCTTCGGTTCTCCTCTGGAGGCCACAAACACGGCCGTTCCCGACCTGGCCGGGTTGACAGCCAGGATGCCTGGCGCAACCATCTGGGAACAATTGGTTGCGGCGTTGGACGCGGTAGCCACAACCTGCGCGGCCGACCCCCATCCGGCAACGAAGGAATATCAGCCTCGCAATTTTGACCTGGCGCTGGCTGAACCGGAAAGCCTGGCCGATTGGGTCGGCGTTCTGTCCGGCCTGGATTATTTTCGGCGCCTGCCAGCCTTGCTGCAAAATGTCACCACTTCGCTTGACGTCTGTCTGTTTCACATCGCTCTGCCGGAGCCGACCCATCCAACGCGCCTGTTGCTTGAGGCGCTGGTTGCTGCCCACAACCGGGGCGTGGCTGTGCGCGTATTGCTAGATGCCGACAGGCCAGAAGACCCCTATCGTTCATCGGTGATTAACGCCCCGGCGCAGGCGTATCTGACCGCCGCCGGCATACCGGTTCAGTTTGACTCCACGGAGCGACTGCTCCACTCGAAGTATCTTGTTGCCGACGGTTCTCTGGTTATCCTGGGCAGCCATAACTGGTCGGCCGGTTCCTATTTTGTGTATGATGACCTGAGTCTGGTTATCCAGTCTGTGGAACTTGCCCAGACATTAACCGCTCGTTTTGTCTCTCTCTGGCAGGAGGCAAGCGAGAGGAACCCACCAGGTTAA
- a CDS encoding VOC family protein: protein MELGKFSLSLAVTDIHASLAFYQNLGFALLDDHRDENWVILQNGETVIGLFQGMFEKNLLTFVPEDARAIQKQLKARGLKLDSEADESTTGPAYFTLTDPDGNPILFDQHDPDYKPTA, encoded by the coding sequence ATGGAACTTGGAAAATTTTCCCTTAGCCTGGCCGTAACAGACATTCATGCCTCCCTGGCGTTTTACCAAAATCTTGGTTTTGCCCTGCTGGATGATCACCGGGATGAAAATTGGGTGATTCTCCAAAATGGCGAGACCGTCATCGGATTATTCCAGGGCATGTTTGAGAAGAATTTACTGACCTTTGTCCCGGAAGATGCCCGGGCAATCCAAAAACAACTGAAAGCGCGTGGCTTGAAACTGGACTCGGAAGCGGATGAGTCCACCACGGGTCCCGCCTATTTCACGCTGACCGACCCGGACGGCAACCCAATCCTGTTCGACCAACACGACCCCGATTACAAACCAACCGCATAA
- a CDS encoding GNAT family N-acetyltransferase, protein MSTLTNRLYAGPDDLQAMLQLLFAVRPAARLADYPGPVDLRELLALPAVQVNTRLWLDSNGRLVAFAFVDQYDNLRFEMDPQTSYPDLGREIVGWGVACLRRAMSAGDETRTLDASCREDDAGQIALLERHGFVRQELRSLRLVRRLTEPIPPPQLPPGFAIRHVQGEQEVAALVALHRAAFGTEYMTAAERLAMMRGLEYEAELDLVVVAADGRLAAYCLCAISQEENERTGRQEGHTDPAATHPDFQRRGLARALLLTGLRLLQERGMDTAVLGTSSDNPAMLGTAQSVGFQVQTATCWFSRPVSGVPVTAMR, encoded by the coding sequence ATGTCTACACTTACCAACCGTTTATATGCTGGCCCGGATGATCTACAAGCCATGTTGCAGCTTTTGTTTGCCGTCAGGCCGGCCGCGCGTCTGGCAGATTATCCAGGTCCGGTTGATTTACGAGAACTTCTCGCCTTGCCTGCTGTGCAGGTCAATACGCGCCTGTGGTTAGATAGCAACGGCCGTCTCGTAGCCTTTGCCTTTGTAGACCAGTACGACAACCTGCGCTTTGAGATGGACCCACAGACCTCATACCCTGACCTGGGAAGGGAGATCGTCGGCTGGGGCGTGGCGTGTCTGCGGCGCGCGATGTCGGCAGGGGATGAAACGCGCACGCTCGACGCCAGTTGCCGTGAGGATGACGCCGGACAAATTGCTTTGCTCGAACGGCACGGCTTTGTGCGGCAAGAACTCCGCTCGCTGCGTCTGGTTCGTCGCCTCACTGAACCCATTCCACCGCCGCAACTACCGCCCGGGTTTGCCATCCGCCACGTTCAAGGCGAGCAGGAGGTTGCGGCGCTGGTCGCGCTGCATCGCGCCGCGTTTGGCACAGAGTATATGACGGCCGCAGAGCGGCTGGCGATGATGCGCGGGCTAGAGTATGAGGCGGAATTGGACCTGGTGGTCGTGGCGGCGGACGGCCGTCTGGCCGCCTACTGCCTGTGTGCGATTAGCCAGGAAGAAAATGAACGCACCGGACGGCAGGAAGGGCACACGGACCCGGCAGCGACGCATCCCGATTTTCAGCGACGAGGGCTGGCGCGGGCGCTTTTGCTCACGGGGCTGCGCCTGTTGCAAGAACGTGGGATGGATACGGCCGTGCTAGGCACAAGCAGTGATAACCCGGCGATGCTGGGCACTGCCCAATCTGTTGGGTTTCAGGTGCAGACCGCAACTTGTTGGTTTTCCCGGCCGGTGAGCGGCGTTCCTGTTACGGCAATGCGCTAA